The following proteins come from a genomic window of Coffea arabica cultivar ET-39 chromosome 11c, Coffea Arabica ET-39 HiFi, whole genome shotgun sequence:
- the LOC113717099 gene encoding indole-3-glycerol phosphate synthase, chloroplastic-like isoform X1 — translation MKRWSSMPQCINRPEILSSFENLEKIRNSGVKCPLLCKKFVIDAWQIYYARTKGADAILLIVAVLPDLDIKYMTKICKLLGLTPLVEVHDKREMDRVLGIDGIELIGINNRNLETFKVDISNTKNLLQGERGRIIRERGIIVVGESGLFTPADIAYVQEVGVKAVCYECFVGKLCTFSTSTIISHSLECMRRGRKSCKQASILVVNNNYCGSPL, via the exons ATGAAAAGGTGGAGCAGCATGCCTCAGTGTATTAACAGACCAGAAATACTTTCAA GCTTTGAGAATTTGGAGAAGATAAGGAATTCAGGAGTGaag TGCCCTTTGTTATGCAAAAAGTTTGTTATAGATGCTTGGCAAATATACTATGCTCGCACAAAAGGCGCAGATGCAATCCTGTTAATTGTTGCTGTTTTACCAGATCTTGATATCAAATACATGACTAAGATCTGCAAATTGCTTGGTTTAACACCACTTGTGGAG GTACATGATAAGAGGGAGATGGATCGTGTTCTTGGGATTGATGGGATTGAACTTATTGGAATAAACAACCGTAACCTCG AAACATTTAAGGTTGACATCAGCAATACTAAAAATCTTCTTCAAGGAGAACGTGGGAGAATAATCCGAGAAAGAGGCATAATT GTCGTTGGTGAGTCTGGACTTTTTACACCTGCTGATATTGCATACGTGCAAGAAGTTGGCGTCAAAGCGGTATGTTATGAATGTTTTGTAGGAAAGTTGTGTACTTTTTCTACTTCCACAATCATTTCCCATTCCCTTGAATGTATGAGAAGGGGCAGGAAAAGCTGCAAGCAGGCATCGATTCTAGTTGTAAACAATAATTACTGTGGGAGTCCACTTTAA
- the LOC113717099 gene encoding indole-3-glycerol phosphate synthase, chloroplastic-like isoform X2, with the protein MKRWSSMPQCINRPEILSSFENLEKIRNSGVKCPLLCKKFVIDAWQIYYARTKGADAILLIVAVLPDLDIKYMTKICKLLGLTPLVEVHDKREMDRVLGIDGIELIGINNRNLETFKVDISNTKNLLQGERGRIIRERGIIVVGESGLFTPADIAYVQEVGVKAINAIHTSFWKISMVMVEEC; encoded by the exons ATGAAAAGGTGGAGCAGCATGCCTCAGTGTATTAACAGACCAGAAATACTTTCAA GCTTTGAGAATTTGGAGAAGATAAGGAATTCAGGAGTGaag TGCCCTTTGTTATGCAAAAAGTTTGTTATAGATGCTTGGCAAATATACTATGCTCGCACAAAAGGCGCAGATGCAATCCTGTTAATTGTTGCTGTTTTACCAGATCTTGATATCAAATACATGACTAAGATCTGCAAATTGCTTGGTTTAACACCACTTGTGGAG GTACATGATAAGAGGGAGATGGATCGTGTTCTTGGGATTGATGGGATTGAACTTATTGGAATAAACAACCGTAACCTCG AAACATTTAAGGTTGACATCAGCAATACTAAAAATCTTCTTCAAGGAGAACGTGGGAGAATAATCCGAGAAAGAGGCATAATT GTCGTTGGTGAGTCTGGACTTTTTACACCTGCTGATATTGCATACGTGCAAGAAGTTGGCGTCAAAGCG ataaatgctattcatactagcttttggaagatatctatggttatggttgaagaatgttga